The Synchiropus splendidus isolate RoL2022-P1 chromosome 1, RoL_Sspl_1.0, whole genome shotgun sequence genome includes a window with the following:
- the tns1a gene encoding tensin-1 isoform X3: MARLNWCLAAVISWGKFLFSCFFPLRGAKREKPDELEGVHTHSFKLKPFKKAKSCDICKQAITKEGLICKACRLSCHKKCEVKVTTACQTSTNYELPPTPQLPLKHVDTPGSARSCKSVEVLRKQSRSQSVVLAMEESYDVDLVYITERIISVSFPVAADERTYSTHLKEVAAMLRSKHGEHYLVLNLSEQRGDIAKLNHKVLEFGWPDHHAPPLDKMCSMCKAIDAWLNGEPHNVVVLHNKGNRGRTGVVVAAYMHYSNISGSADQALDRFAMRRFYEDKALPVGQPSQQRYVKYFNGLLSGHIKINNKPLFLHHVIMHGIPNFESKGGCRPFLKIYQAMQPVYTSGIYNVQGDSNTSICITIEPGLLLKGDILLKCYHKRFRNPTRDVVFRVQFHTCAIHDLGVVFTKNELDETFKDDRFPEYGKVEFVFSYAPEKIKGLSHLENGPSVSVDYNTQDPLIRWDSYENCNQHSDDTVDASHDVVHTQGPIDGSLYARICKKDSLEGVVTINGLPVHESRLTDSQIPLQNTNHHQTTEQTLPVTGHTSLPAVDHTLSVSSDSGNSTASIKTDRTDEHSQFVQSVMSHSHPLASHPSLSPQEKKELDQLLSGLEAPTQRQAYLSTSPGGGVRHLVPAQVHVNGGHSRTVGSLATGEKESETLDDKVENRQEGNSVDSLGTISSFEGQAAPPDLYYQAKKPSSGQNDGPYLERGPSEQSSEMPVHGVRIVMETQERSVDSALPRGRYNSYQNGEGTYQPQSFENPPVISPDTNSMPRAPERSTSSREAVQRGLNTWHQYSLPDDPFGPPPQTTHSLPHFPTPASQRDIEQSIEALNMLMLDLDPHNSHMTKSQSAPSGDRSLNASPAPIYQTLSRPSYQAESAIQSYNNSVAVHNSFHQPQRSPGPKANPAVESPAFSPHRSIPSYQQQNVTPTHTPEPCLHTRQIPHNCTESPSSLNHQVPSKPGNSYMGGRVSQSPDLQGSSPYPGYSASSSPLPTLTPQPNNASSTSLPREQDAEEEPLNLEGLVAHRIAGVRSRGMTPEVTPEPMGRRRTTSEGQYQSSHDSQSVGHSPDFANNLALNPGGRTREGNTHSYREPFEEDMLDEFPNNPPSGCSARSPSGLSKTQLRSHHHTGSDSDSNGDEDIHGSGDARARAYDAPLSSCGSGHGADGRRIGPSQHRPASPEGAQVDIMGVHTVPGSPNTLHRTVATNTPPSPALQRRLGQASPSLSRHSPSAACNRDALPSCPLISRKTASGAVPQSPLMGRRMVPSGHCTPDELGAASRQGSVQPPYTPTFPVSPQLPEKRHMSSGDAERMENRNLTSAPASGGSTPNLTGTLPDISKSIYDGYPDIKMNVKFVQDTSKFWYKPDISREQAISLLKDREPGAFIIRDSHSFRGAYGLAMKVACPPPTVQQSKKVGDSTNELVRHFLIETSPKGVRLKGCPNEPYFGCLSALVYQHSMTPLALPCKLMIPTKDPNEEAQELATPTDPVLELLKQGAVQKVPEEAHACNVLYINSVDMESLTGPQAIAKAISQTLATNPLPTATAVHYKVSPQGITLTDSLRKVFFRRHYPLNTVTYCNLDPQERKWVKEGGGSVRLFGFVARKQGSTTDNVSHLFAELDQDQPASAIVNFVCQMMKR; encoded by the exons CCTCCCACTCCCCAGCTTCCACTGAAGCATGTAGACACACCG GGATCAGCGCGGTCCTGCAAGAGTGTGGAGGTTTTGCGAAAGCAGTCACG GAGTCAGAGTGTAGTGCTGGCCATGGAGGAGAGTTACGACGTGGACCTGGTCTACATCACAGAGCGGATCATCTCCGTCTCCTTCCCCGTTGCTGCCGATGAGCGGACATACAGCACACACCTTAAAGAGGTGGCAGCCATGCTGCGTTCCAAACACGGCGAGCACTACCTG GTCTTAAACCTTAGCGAGCAGAGGGGTGACATCGCCAAGTTGAACCACAAG GTGCTAGAGTTCGGCTGGCCAGACCATCATGCTCCCCCACTGGACAAGATGTGCAGCATGTGTAAGGCCATCGACGCCTGGCTCAATGGAGAACCACACAACGTTGTGGTGCTACACAACAAG GGCAACCGTGGGCGAACAGGAGTGGTGGTCGCGGCGTACATGCACTACAGCAACATATCTGGAAG TGCTGACCAGGCACTGGACCGGTTTGCCATGAGACGGTTCTACGAGGACAAGGCGCTTCCTGTGGGCCAGCCATCCCAACAGAG GTATGTGAAATACTTCAATGGCCTCCTGTCTGGTCACATCAAGATCAACAACAAGCCGCTCTTCCTCCACCACGTCATCATGCATGGCATTCCCAACTTTGAGTCGAAAGGAG GCTGTCGTCCTTTCCTGAAGATCTACCAGGCCATGCAGCCCGTCTACACCTCGGGAATATA CAATGTGCAGGGAGACAGTAACACCAGTATCTGCATCACCATTGAGCCGGGCTTACTGCTGAAGGGAGACATCTTG CTCAAGTGTTACCACAAGAGGTTCAGGAACCCCACCAGAGATGTGGTCTTCAGGGTGCAGTTTCACACATGTGCAATCCACGACCTGGGAGTGGTTTTCACCAAGAATGAGTTGGATGAGACTTTCAAAG ATGACAGGTTTCCTGAATACGGAAAGGTGGAGTTTGTTTTCTCTTATGCACCAGAAAAAATTAAAG GTCTCAGCCACTTGGAGAATGGGCCAAGTGTTTCTGTGGACTACAACACCCAGGACCCTCTGATACGCTGGGACTCCTATGAGAACTGCAATCAGCACAGCGATGACACCGTCGATGCCAGCcatg ATGTTGTTCACACTCAAGGGCCAATTGATGGAAGCCTTTATGCCAGAATATGCAAGAAAGACTCCCTGGAGGGGGTGGTCACTATCAACGGCCTTCCAGTCCATGAGAGCCGTCTAACAGATTCTCAGATCCCCCTTCAAAACACTAACCACCATCAAACTACTGAGCAGACACTTCCTGTCACAGGCCACACCTCTCTCCCTGCAGTTGACCACACCCTGTCTGTGAGCAGTGACTCCGGGAACTCCACTGCATCCATCAAGACTGACCGCACAGATGAGCACAGCCAGTTTGTGCAGAGTGTTATGAGCCATAGTCACCCTCTAGCAAGCCATCCTTCACTCAGCCCTCAAGAGAAGAAAGAACTTGATCAGCTCCTTAGTGGCCTTGAAGCGCCCACCCAGCGACAAGCGTACCTGTCCACCAGTCCTGGAGGAGGGGTGCGGCATCTGGTCCCCGCACAGGTTCATGTCAACGGGGGCCATAGCAGGACCGTCGGCTCTCTAGCAAcaggagaaaaagaaagtgagACTCTTGATGACAAGGTAGAAAATAGACAGGAGGGCAATAGTGTGGATAGTTTGGGAACCATTTCATCCTTTGAAGGCCAAGCAGCTCCACCCGACCTTTACTATCAAGCAAAGAAACCTTCCAGTGGACAGAACGACGGGCCTTACCTTGAGAGAGGACCCAGTGAACAATCAAGTGAAATGCCGGTACATGGAGTGCGAATAGTTATGGAGACTCAGGAGCGGAGCGTAGACTCTGCCTTACCACGAGGACGATATAACAGCTATCAAAATGGTGAAGGAACCTATCAGCCCCAGAGCTTTGAAAACCCACCAGTGATCAGCCCTGACACAAATTCAATGCCAAGGGCTCCAGAGAGGAGCACTAGCAGCCGTGAGGCTGTACAAAGAGGTCTGAATACGTGGCACCAGTATAGCCTCCCAGATGACCCCTTTGGTCCGCCTCCTCAAACCACCCATAGCTTACCCCATTTCCCTACCCCGGCCTCCCAGAGAGACATCGAGCAGTCCATAGAGGCGCTCAACATGCTAATGCTCGATTTGGACCCACACAACTCACACATGACCAAGTCACAAAGTGCGCCCTCTGGTGACCGAAGCCTAAACGCATCACCAGCACCCATCTACCAGACCCTTTCAAGACCCTCATACCAAGCAGAGTCTGCCATTCAAAGCTACAACAATTCTGTGGCAGTCCACAACAGCTTTCATCAGCCACAGAGGTCGCCTGGGCCAAAAGCAAACCCGGCAGTCGAGTCTCCAGCATTCTCACCCCACCGCTCTATCCCTTCCTATCAACAGCAAAATGTCACCCCAACACATACGCCCGAACCTTGCCTTCACACAAGACAAATCCCGCACAATTGCACAGAATCCCCGTCCAGTCTCAACCACCAGGTGCCAAGTAAGCCTGGGAACTCCTACATGGGCGGCAGGGTTTCCCAATCCCCTGACCTCCAAGGTTCTTCTCCCTATCCAGGCTATAGTGCCTCCTCTTCACCGCTCCCAACACTTACCCCTCAGCCCAATAATGCATCATCCACCTCTTTACCTCGGGAGCAAGATGCTGAAGAGGAACCTTTAAACCTAGAAGGGCTCGTGGCTCATCGTATCGCTG GGGTTCGATCCAGAGGAATGACCCCAGAAGTGACGCCAGAGCCAATGGGCCGGCGTCGCACCACCAGTGAGGGTCAGTACCAGAGCAGCCACGACAGCCAGTCTGTCGGACACTCTCCAGACTTCGCCAACAATCTTGCCTTGAACCCAGGAGGGAGAACTCGAGAG ggaaacacacacagctatCGGGAGCCGTTTGAGGAGGACATGCTTGATGAATTTCCCAACAATCCCCCCTCTGGATGCTCAG ctCGCTCGCCTTCTGGTTTGAGTAAGACTCAGCTGAGGTCCCATCATCACACTGGATCAG attctgattctaatgGCGATGAAG aTATTCACGGTTCTGGTGACGCCAGAGCACGAGCCTACGACGCCCCACTGTCCTCCTGTGGCTCAGGCCATGGTGCTGATGG AAGAAGAATCGGCCCCTCGCAGCACAGACCCGCTTCCCCTGAAGGGGCCCAGGTTGACATCATGGGAGTCCACACCGTCCCTGGCAGCCCCAACACGCTGCACCGCACAGTGGCCACCAATACTCCACCAAGCCCTGCTCTGCAGAGACGCCTGGGGCAGGCCAGCCCTTCCCTTTCCAGACATTCACCCTCAGCTGCCTGCAACAGAGATGCTCTACCTTCCTGTCCACTCATCAGTCGCAAGACAGCCAGCGGGGCTGTTCCTCAGAGTCCCCTGATGGGTCGCCGCATGGTGCCGAGTGGCCACTGTACCCCGGATGAGCTGGGGGCTGCGTCCCGACAGGGAAGCGTTCAGCCCCCCTACACGCCCACGTTCCCAGTCTCCCCACAGCTCCCGGAGAAGAGGCACATGTCCAGCGGGgacgcagagaggatggagaacAGGAACCTGACCTCAGCACCCGCCAGCGGTGGCAGCACCCCTAACCTGACTGGGACACTCCCGGACATCTCTAAGTCCATCTACG ATGGTTATCCAGACATCAAGATGAATGTCAAATTTGTCCAGGACACATCAAAGTTCTGGTATAAGCCGGACATCTCCAGAGAGCAAG CTATCAGTCTGCTGAAGGACCGGGAGCCCGGAGCGTTCATCATCAGGGATAGTCACTCCTTCCGTGGCGCCTATGGTCTGGCAATGAAGGTGGCCTGCCCCCCACCCACCGTGCAGCAGAGCAAAAAAG TCGGAGACTCCACAAATGAGCTGGTCAGACATTTCCTGATCGAGACCAGTCCCAAAGGCGTCCGACTGAAGGGTTGCCCTAATGAACCATACTTCG gctgtctgtctgctctggTGTACCAACACTCCATGACCCCGCTGGCCCTGCCCTGCAAGCTGATGATCCCCACCAAAG ACCCCAATGAAGAGGCGCAGGAGCTGGCCACGCCCACCGACCCTGTGCTGGAGCTTCTGAAGCAGGGAGCAG TCCAGAAGGTCCCAGAGGAAGCCCATG CATGCAATGTTCTCTACATCAACTCTGTGGACATGGAGTCACTCACGGGACCTCAGGCCATCGCCAAGGCCATCAGTCAGACTCTGGCCACCAACCCGCTGCCCACCGCCACGGCTGTCCACTACAAAGTGTCCCCACAGGGTATCACTCTGACGGACAGTCTGAGGAA AGTTTTTTTCAGACGCCATTATCCTCTCAACACTGTAACCTACTGCAATCTAGACCCCCAGGAAAGAAA GTGGGTTAAAGAAGGAGGTGGTTCAGTCAG GCTTTTCGGTTTTGTGGCAAGAAAACAAGGAAGCACAACGGACAACGTGAGCCACCTGTTTGCTGAGCTGGACCAGGATCAGCCCGCTTCCGCCATCGTCAATTTTGTCTGCCAAATGATGAAGCGATGA
- the tns1a gene encoding tensin-1 isoform X4 yields MARLNWCLAAVISWGKFLFSCFFPLRGAKREKPDELEGVHTHSFKLKPFKKAKSCDICKQAITKEGLICKACRLSCHKKCEVKVTTACQTSTNYELPPTPQLPLKHVDTPGSARSCKSVEVLRKQSRSQSVVLAMEESYDVDLVYITERIISVSFPVAADERTYSTHLKEVAAMLRSKHGEHYLVLNLSEQRGDIAKLNHKVLEFGWPDHHAPPLDKMCSMCKAIDAWLNGEPHNVVVLHNKGNRGRTGVVVAAYMHYSNISGSADQALDRFAMRRFYEDKALPVGQPSQQRYVKYFNGLLSGHIKINNKPLFLHHVIMHGIPNFESKGEHVLLAGCRPFLKIYQAMQPVYTSGIYNVQGDSNTSICITIEPGLLLKGDILLKCYHKRFRNPTRDVVFRVQFHTCAIHDLGVVFTKNELDETFKDDRFPEYGKVEFVFSYAPEKIKGLSHLENGPSVSVDYNTQDPLIRWDSYENCNQHSDDTVDASHDVVHTQGPIDGSLYARICKKDSLEGVVTINGLPVHESRLTDSQIPLQNTNHHQTTEQTLPVTGHTSLPAVDHTLSVSSDSGNSTASIKTDRTDEHSQFVQSVMSHSHPLASHPSLSPQEKKELDQLLSGLEAPTQRQAYLSTSPGGGVRHLVPAQVHVNGGHSRTVGSLATGEKESETLDDKVENRQEGNSVDSLGTISSFEGQAAPPDLYYQAKKPSSGQNDGPYLERGPSEQSSEMPVHGVRIVMETQERSVDSALPRGRYNSYQNGEGTYQPQSFENPPVISPDTNSMPRAPERSTSSREAVQRGLNTWHQYSLPDDPFGPPPQTTHSLPHFPTPASQRDIEQSIEALNMLMLDLDPHNSHMTKSQSAPSGDRSLNASPAPIYQTLSRPSYQAESAIQSYNNSVAVHNSFHQPQRSPGPKANPAVESPAFSPHRSIPSYQQQNVTPTHTPEPCLHTRQIPHNCTESPSSLNHQVPSKPGNSYMGGRVSQSPDLQGSSPYPGYSASSSPLPTLTPQPNNASSTSLPREQDAEEEPLNLEGLVAHRIAGVRSRGMTPEVTPEPMGRRRTTSEGQYQSSHDSQSVGHSPDFANNLALNPGGRTREGNTHSYREPFEEDMLDEFPNNPPSGCSARSPSGLSKTQLRSHHHTGSDIHGSGDARARAYDAPLSSCGSGHGADGRRIGPSQHRPASPEGAQVDIMGVHTVPGSPNTLHRTVATNTPPSPALQRRLGQASPSLSRHSPSAACNRDALPSCPLISRKTASGAVPQSPLMGRRMVPSGHCTPDELGAASRQGSVQPPYTPTFPVSPQLPEKRHMSSGDAERMENRNLTSAPASGGSTPNLTGTLPDISKSIYDGYPDIKMNVKFVQDTSKFWYKPDISREQAISLLKDREPGAFIIRDSHSFRGAYGLAMKVACPPPTVQQSKKVGDSTNELVRHFLIETSPKGVRLKGCPNEPYFGCLSALVYQHSMTPLALPCKLMIPTKDPNEEAQELATPTDPVLELLKQGAVQKVPEEAHACNVLYINSVDMESLTGPQAIAKAISQTLATNPLPTATAVHYKVSPQGITLTDSLRKVFFRRHYPLNTVTYCNLDPQERKWVKEGGGSVRLFGFVARKQGSTTDNVSHLFAELDQDQPASAIVNFVCQMMKR; encoded by the exons CCTCCCACTCCCCAGCTTCCACTGAAGCATGTAGACACACCG GGATCAGCGCGGTCCTGCAAGAGTGTGGAGGTTTTGCGAAAGCAGTCACG GAGTCAGAGTGTAGTGCTGGCCATGGAGGAGAGTTACGACGTGGACCTGGTCTACATCACAGAGCGGATCATCTCCGTCTCCTTCCCCGTTGCTGCCGATGAGCGGACATACAGCACACACCTTAAAGAGGTGGCAGCCATGCTGCGTTCCAAACACGGCGAGCACTACCTG GTCTTAAACCTTAGCGAGCAGAGGGGTGACATCGCCAAGTTGAACCACAAG GTGCTAGAGTTCGGCTGGCCAGACCATCATGCTCCCCCACTGGACAAGATGTGCAGCATGTGTAAGGCCATCGACGCCTGGCTCAATGGAGAACCACACAACGTTGTGGTGCTACACAACAAG GGCAACCGTGGGCGAACAGGAGTGGTGGTCGCGGCGTACATGCACTACAGCAACATATCTGGAAG TGCTGACCAGGCACTGGACCGGTTTGCCATGAGACGGTTCTACGAGGACAAGGCGCTTCCTGTGGGCCAGCCATCCCAACAGAG GTATGTGAAATACTTCAATGGCCTCCTGTCTGGTCACATCAAGATCAACAACAAGCCGCTCTTCCTCCACCACGTCATCATGCATGGCATTCCCAACTTTGAGTCGAAAGGAG AGCACGTTCTCCTCGCAGGCTGTCGTCCTTTCCTGAAGATCTACCAGGCCATGCAGCCCGTCTACACCTCGGGAATATA CAATGTGCAGGGAGACAGTAACACCAGTATCTGCATCACCATTGAGCCGGGCTTACTGCTGAAGGGAGACATCTTG CTCAAGTGTTACCACAAGAGGTTCAGGAACCCCACCAGAGATGTGGTCTTCAGGGTGCAGTTTCACACATGTGCAATCCACGACCTGGGAGTGGTTTTCACCAAGAATGAGTTGGATGAGACTTTCAAAG ATGACAGGTTTCCTGAATACGGAAAGGTGGAGTTTGTTTTCTCTTATGCACCAGAAAAAATTAAAG GTCTCAGCCACTTGGAGAATGGGCCAAGTGTTTCTGTGGACTACAACACCCAGGACCCTCTGATACGCTGGGACTCCTATGAGAACTGCAATCAGCACAGCGATGACACCGTCGATGCCAGCcatg ATGTTGTTCACACTCAAGGGCCAATTGATGGAAGCCTTTATGCCAGAATATGCAAGAAAGACTCCCTGGAGGGGGTGGTCACTATCAACGGCCTTCCAGTCCATGAGAGCCGTCTAACAGATTCTCAGATCCCCCTTCAAAACACTAACCACCATCAAACTACTGAGCAGACACTTCCTGTCACAGGCCACACCTCTCTCCCTGCAGTTGACCACACCCTGTCTGTGAGCAGTGACTCCGGGAACTCCACTGCATCCATCAAGACTGACCGCACAGATGAGCACAGCCAGTTTGTGCAGAGTGTTATGAGCCATAGTCACCCTCTAGCAAGCCATCCTTCACTCAGCCCTCAAGAGAAGAAAGAACTTGATCAGCTCCTTAGTGGCCTTGAAGCGCCCACCCAGCGACAAGCGTACCTGTCCACCAGTCCTGGAGGAGGGGTGCGGCATCTGGTCCCCGCACAGGTTCATGTCAACGGGGGCCATAGCAGGACCGTCGGCTCTCTAGCAAcaggagaaaaagaaagtgagACTCTTGATGACAAGGTAGAAAATAGACAGGAGGGCAATAGTGTGGATAGTTTGGGAACCATTTCATCCTTTGAAGGCCAAGCAGCTCCACCCGACCTTTACTATCAAGCAAAGAAACCTTCCAGTGGACAGAACGACGGGCCTTACCTTGAGAGAGGACCCAGTGAACAATCAAGTGAAATGCCGGTACATGGAGTGCGAATAGTTATGGAGACTCAGGAGCGGAGCGTAGACTCTGCCTTACCACGAGGACGATATAACAGCTATCAAAATGGTGAAGGAACCTATCAGCCCCAGAGCTTTGAAAACCCACCAGTGATCAGCCCTGACACAAATTCAATGCCAAGGGCTCCAGAGAGGAGCACTAGCAGCCGTGAGGCTGTACAAAGAGGTCTGAATACGTGGCACCAGTATAGCCTCCCAGATGACCCCTTTGGTCCGCCTCCTCAAACCACCCATAGCTTACCCCATTTCCCTACCCCGGCCTCCCAGAGAGACATCGAGCAGTCCATAGAGGCGCTCAACATGCTAATGCTCGATTTGGACCCACACAACTCACACATGACCAAGTCACAAAGTGCGCCCTCTGGTGACCGAAGCCTAAACGCATCACCAGCACCCATCTACCAGACCCTTTCAAGACCCTCATACCAAGCAGAGTCTGCCATTCAAAGCTACAACAATTCTGTGGCAGTCCACAACAGCTTTCATCAGCCACAGAGGTCGCCTGGGCCAAAAGCAAACCCGGCAGTCGAGTCTCCAGCATTCTCACCCCACCGCTCTATCCCTTCCTATCAACAGCAAAATGTCACCCCAACACATACGCCCGAACCTTGCCTTCACACAAGACAAATCCCGCACAATTGCACAGAATCCCCGTCCAGTCTCAACCACCAGGTGCCAAGTAAGCCTGGGAACTCCTACATGGGCGGCAGGGTTTCCCAATCCCCTGACCTCCAAGGTTCTTCTCCCTATCCAGGCTATAGTGCCTCCTCTTCACCGCTCCCAACACTTACCCCTCAGCCCAATAATGCATCATCCACCTCTTTACCTCGGGAGCAAGATGCTGAAGAGGAACCTTTAAACCTAGAAGGGCTCGTGGCTCATCGTATCGCTG GGGTTCGATCCAGAGGAATGACCCCAGAAGTGACGCCAGAGCCAATGGGCCGGCGTCGCACCACCAGTGAGGGTCAGTACCAGAGCAGCCACGACAGCCAGTCTGTCGGACACTCTCCAGACTTCGCCAACAATCTTGCCTTGAACCCAGGAGGGAGAACTCGAGAG ggaaacacacacagctatCGGGAGCCGTTTGAGGAGGACATGCTTGATGAATTTCCCAACAATCCCCCCTCTGGATGCTCAG ctCGCTCGCCTTCTGGTTTGAGTAAGACTCAGCTGAGGTCCCATCATCACACTGGATCAG aTATTCACGGTTCTGGTGACGCCAGAGCACGAGCCTACGACGCCCCACTGTCCTCCTGTGGCTCAGGCCATGGTGCTGATGG AAGAAGAATCGGCCCCTCGCAGCACAGACCCGCTTCCCCTGAAGGGGCCCAGGTTGACATCATGGGAGTCCACACCGTCCCTGGCAGCCCCAACACGCTGCACCGCACAGTGGCCACCAATACTCCACCAAGCCCTGCTCTGCAGAGACGCCTGGGGCAGGCCAGCCCTTCCCTTTCCAGACATTCACCCTCAGCTGCCTGCAACAGAGATGCTCTACCTTCCTGTCCACTCATCAGTCGCAAGACAGCCAGCGGGGCTGTTCCTCAGAGTCCCCTGATGGGTCGCCGCATGGTGCCGAGTGGCCACTGTACCCCGGATGAGCTGGGGGCTGCGTCCCGACAGGGAAGCGTTCAGCCCCCCTACACGCCCACGTTCCCAGTCTCCCCACAGCTCCCGGAGAAGAGGCACATGTCCAGCGGGgacgcagagaggatggagaacAGGAACCTGACCTCAGCACCCGCCAGCGGTGGCAGCACCCCTAACCTGACTGGGACACTCCCGGACATCTCTAAGTCCATCTACG ATGGTTATCCAGACATCAAGATGAATGTCAAATTTGTCCAGGACACATCAAAGTTCTGGTATAAGCCGGACATCTCCAGAGAGCAAG CTATCAGTCTGCTGAAGGACCGGGAGCCCGGAGCGTTCATCATCAGGGATAGTCACTCCTTCCGTGGCGCCTATGGTCTGGCAATGAAGGTGGCCTGCCCCCCACCCACCGTGCAGCAGAGCAAAAAAG TCGGAGACTCCACAAATGAGCTGGTCAGACATTTCCTGATCGAGACCAGTCCCAAAGGCGTCCGACTGAAGGGTTGCCCTAATGAACCATACTTCG gctgtctgtctgctctggTGTACCAACACTCCATGACCCCGCTGGCCCTGCCCTGCAAGCTGATGATCCCCACCAAAG ACCCCAATGAAGAGGCGCAGGAGCTGGCCACGCCCACCGACCCTGTGCTGGAGCTTCTGAAGCAGGGAGCAG TCCAGAAGGTCCCAGAGGAAGCCCATG CATGCAATGTTCTCTACATCAACTCTGTGGACATGGAGTCACTCACGGGACCTCAGGCCATCGCCAAGGCCATCAGTCAGACTCTGGCCACCAACCCGCTGCCCACCGCCACGGCTGTCCACTACAAAGTGTCCCCACAGGGTATCACTCTGACGGACAGTCTGAGGAA AGTTTTTTTCAGACGCCATTATCCTCTCAACACTGTAACCTACTGCAATCTAGACCCCCAGGAAAGAAA GTGGGTTAAAGAAGGAGGTGGTTCAGTCAG GCTTTTCGGTTTTGTGGCAAGAAAACAAGGAAGCACAACGGACAACGTGAGCCACCTGTTTGCTGAGCTGGACCAGGATCAGCCCGCTTCCGCCATCGTCAATTTTGTCTGCCAAATGATGAAGCGATGA